One Pagrus major chromosome 15, Pma_NU_1.0 DNA window includes the following coding sequences:
- the ubac2 gene encoding ubiquitin-associated domain-containing protein 2, translating to MFTTTGSRGLYKAPLSKGLLLVLNGLTVMLTLLPQYQDLFMYNLQAVTQQHQVWRFLLGRLVCLDVKDAFCSSLLIYNFRIFERRFGSRKFASFLLGTWCISALMDFLLAQAFQFLFDYEVEELPAGLLAPVFSLFVPFYLLIPRMPVTQVLSHIHITNKSLVYIVGLQLLTSSPFMWLLALSGLISGGLYHCNVLWMQKLLFIPVWVSRIGRYILEPLFSSSQPTSETPLGMGATLDIQRQQRMDMLDQQLLLAQYNEARRNTRQQPQSGLFQWTRLFPSLRQRGQNRPPVQPRPQAQTPPSTQPPLLDNSPVAEEQVARLVEMGFSRIDALEALRASNNDINMATNFLLQH from the exons ATGTTTACCACCACTGGCTCTCGAGGCCTCT ACAAGGCTCCTCTGTCCAAAGGCCTCCTGCTGGTTCTCAATGGGCTGACTGTGAtgctcaccctgctgccacAGTACCAAGATCTGTTCATGTACAACCTGCAGGCTGTCACACAGCAGCACCAG GTGTGGAGGTTTTTGTTGGGCAGGCTGGTCTGTTTAGACGTGAAGGACGCCTTCTGTAGCAGCCTGCTCATCTACAACTTCAGAATCTTTGAGAGGAGGTTCGGCTCCAGGAAGTTTGCC TCCTTCCTGTTGGGTACTTGGTGTATCTCTGCGCTGATGGACTTCCTGCTGGCTCAGGCTTTCCAGTTTCTATTTGACTATGAGGTGGAGGAACTGCCTGCAGGACT GCTCGCTCCagtcttctctctgtttgtgcCTTTCTACCTGTTGATCCCCAGGATGCCGGTCACGCAGGTCCTGAGCCACATCCACATCACCAACAAGTCTCTGGTCTACATAGTAGGCTTGCAG CTGTTGACTTCCAGTCCCTTCATGTGGCTACTTGCACTCAGTGGACTG atCTCGGGCGGACTGTACCACTGTAATGTGCTCTGGATGCAGAAGCTCCTCTTCATACCGGTCTGGGTGTCTCGTATAGGACGGTATATTCTGGAGCCACTCTTCTCAA GCTCCCAGCCAACCAGTGAGACGCCCCTGGGGATGGGTGCCACGCTGGACATCCAGAGGCAACAAAGGATGGACATGCTCGaccaacagctgctgctggcaCAATACAACGAGGCCCGGAGGAACACCAGACAGCAGCCGCAG TCTGGGTTGTTTCAGTGGACCAGGTTGTTCCCCTCCCTGAGACAAAGAGGACAAAACCGACCCCCAGTGCAGCCCCGCCCCCAGGCTCAGACACCCCCGTCCACACAGCCGCCATTATTAGACAACTCTCCTGTCGCAGAGGAGCAG GTCGCGCGGTTGGTGGAAATGGGCTTTTCCAGGATTGATGCCCTCGAGGCCCTCAGAGCTTCAAACAACGATATCAACATGGCAACCAACTTCCTCTTgcaacactga